The following nucleotide sequence is from Cicer arietinum cultivar CDC Frontier isolate Library 1 chromosome 2, Cicar.CDCFrontier_v2.0, whole genome shotgun sequence.
agaaaaaaaaaataatgtcgtttttgaaagaaaataaatatttttaagtaatgtccTGGATCAAAACCTGGGtcgttacattgtggtatcagagcactaATTTTGGAACTTTGGTGTGGTAGGAGACTTCGTGTATGTCGCATGTTTTTTCTGATGTTTCTCAAGTTAATTGTCTGATTTTCTAATTATTTGagttttactatttatttaaatgtctaTTATGTTTCATTAATTATGTAACCTccttgaaattgaattttattgattacttaaaattttattacgTGTCATTCATTATATAACCTccttgaaattgaattttactaattacttaaatttttattaccTGACATTAATTGTCTAACCtccttgaatttgaaattttactaattacttaaatttctattatgtgttATTAATTGTCTAACCTCCTTGAATTTTTGTAAGTAAATATATGCCTTAAATACTCCATTATTCGATTGTGTATTTAgttgttttaaaatatgaaaatctCTATATCTACTTGCATGCTTTTATTGACattgtcttttatattttttataaaaaaatttatttcagttgttacattttataatatttttatgatatttctACTTGTTCATCGTatgattgtttttgttttattaattttaaactcTCTACTTCTTGTTTATActaattgtttgattttctaactattttatgtcattaatgACTTAAATTCCAACTATGTGAATTTAATTGTCTAACTTCTTTGAATAATTGTGAGgaaaaatatatcttaaattCTTGATCCtaagattattttaatttaattcaagcAGTAATTATTTATGGTTGTATAATATtgtaaattatgaatttattaccacgattttaaaatattttaatctaaataaCAAAGTAATTGTTGAGCTTTCATCATGTGATctaaatatatgtaattaagacaatgttataaaccctaatttatGTAGAATTGTATGATTCCAAAAATAGAAGGAAAggataatacataaaaatttgtattgaaGGGATTCCGGCTAAGGAAAAACTTGGTTGTTAAGTGGTCTAttgacccacctctctttcctAGGAACCCATCCAAAGCACGACTTGTTGTATAACCCGAACTTACTATATAGTGTTCAATAAAAGACTTATGTACTACCCTTAAGTTAAAATTATGTCATAATATTTTCCTAATTAGATAATTTTAGGAAGCGTTATGACTCGTCGCACAAACCGATCGGTCCCCCAAGGAAGAAATGACATGATTGAAGCGATCCAAGCCATGAATGCAATGGCCCAACAAGCTGTGGCCCAGGCTCAGCGAGATGCATAGAGGGATTAGAGGGATGAAGCAACTAGTGCAATAAGAGCATTGGACGAATTTTGTCGACAAGATCTGCCTAAATTCAAAGGGGAGCATAACCCCGACAAGGTCGATCTTTTGTTGCAAGAAACTGAGAAGATGTTCGAGATCCTACACTGCCCTGACAATGCGAAAGTGGAGTATGCAACCTATTTAATGATTGGTGAAGCTGAATACTGGTGGTGAGGTGCGAAGAAAATGATGGAGACAAATCGTGAAGAGCTGACCTGAGAGGCTTTTAGAAATAAATTcatagacaaatacttcccgaaaAGTGCTAGGGCTGAGAAGGAGACCCAATTTCTGAATTTGAATCAAGGGAATCTCACGATAGCAGAATATGCGGCAAAGTTCGAGTCCCTAGCAAAGCATTTCCGTTATTTCCTAAATCCGATAGATGAAGAATACATGGGTGAAAGGTTCGAAAGTGGGCTTAGGTATGATATTAAGGAGTTAGTTGGGCCCTTGGAGATACGTCAATATCAGCTGCTGGTGGAGAAATGCAAGAAAGTGGAGCAGATGAAACAGAGCTGCCTGAATAGAGGTGGTGTAGGTGGACCCATCAGACCTCGAGTAGATATTTAAATCCATCTATATCATGAGATCCATAAGCTTGGcctctaaatgttaatatttgaaACAAGGGCATACCGACCAATAGAATAGGGGCAAGCAACATCAACAACACAAGTCGTATGCCCGACCACTGGGGAATGCTAGAGATCGACCCCGACCTCAAATCGGGGAAGGTCAAGGGCCAAAACCTCCAAGTCAGCACCAGGTGTACCATATTAGGTGTTTCCGCTGCAACAGAGAAGGACACAAGATATCTGAGTGTCCAATCAAACCTAGGGTTTGTTACATCTGTCAGAAACCAGaccattttgcaaatgaatgctCTGAACAGAAGGACGATAGAGCTGTCAACCACAACAATATCAACAACAATGTTGCACGCCCTACTGCCAAGGGACGTGTCTACCATATCAATGGAGAGGAACCCCATCTTCATCTGAACTTATCAAAGGTGAATGTTTAATCGCTAGAAAATCACTTAATGTAATATATGTTTCGAGGGCAACACACTCATTTATTTCATTAGATTGGGTGGATTCGCTCAAACTTGTTGTTACTACCTTGCCGTTTGATTTGGTGGTTACCCTACCTTCTACCAAATTAGTGAAATGTAATACGGCTTGCTTGCAATGCCCGTTGATTATGTTTGATATGAAATTCAATGTTGACTTGATTTTTATTCCCCTAAAGCATTTGGGAGTGATCCTTGGGATGGATTGGTTGTCAAGCCATTATGTTCTATTGGATTGCATTCGTAAGTCTGTGATATTCCCAGAACCAGGTGTTTCTCGATTCCTCGATACCAATAAATTGAACTTCTCTTTGAAGCGGGGAGTTCAGAAATGTGTTTCCCTCAACTCAATCAATATGAAGCTAGAGGTGGAGGTAGACGGGATTCTTGTGGTCGAAGATTTTCCAAAGGTATTTCTGCCATATGTGCCAGGATTACCCCTAGTTCGTGATATTGAATTCTCAATTGAAGTGACTTCAGATACATGACCTATTTCTATTGCCCCGTATAGAATGTCCCTATCAAAATTATCATAGTTGAAAAATAAGTTGGAGGACCTTTTGTCTAAAAAGTTCATACGACTGAGTGTTTCACCTTGGGAAGCACTGGTGCTCCTATTGAAGAAGAATGATGGAAGGTCCAAACTTTGTGTCACCATCAAAAACAGGTATCCCTTGCCACAATTAATGACTTGATGGACCAACTCAAAGGAGCAATCATATTTTCAAAGATTGATCTGAAGTTGGGGTACCATCATATTCGGGTGAAGGAAGAAGGCGTTCCTAAAACAGCATTCATAACTCGCTATAGATATTTTGAGTATTTGGTGATGCCTTTTGGTGTCACCAATGCACCAACTTCttttatggattacatgaatcATATATTTCACCATTTCTTAGAAACATTTGTGGTGGTCTTCATTGATGACATATTGATCTATTCTAAGAGCCGAGAGGAACATGAAGTTCACCTACGTCAAGTTTTGCAAGTCTTGAAGGATAAGCGATTGTATGCTAATTTGGGGAAATGTGAATTCTGGTTGGAGGAGGTGAAATTCTTGGGACATGTAATTTCAAGGGAAGGTATCGATGTCGACCCAACTAAAGTAGAAGTTGTCGTGACATGGAAACAACCACATACCATCACAGAGATTAAAAGTTTGTTGGGCCTTGCTGGATACTATAGAAGATTCGTTGAGGGCTTTGCCAAGATTGCAGCGTCGTTGACATAACTCACAAGGATGAATCATATCTATGCATGGATGGAGGAATGTGAGAGGATTTTTCAGCTGATGAAAGAGAAACTAACAACATTCCCGGTGTTGGTCTTGCCACAACCAAAAGAAACAtttgaagtttattgtgatgcttcttTACAAGGGTTGGGTTGTGTACTTATTCAGAACAAACAAGTGGTAGCATATGCTTCAAGACAGTTGAAGGTGCATGAGAATCATTTTCCCACGCATGACATGGAGTTGGCTGCAATAGTTTTCACACTAaagatttggaggcactatttGTATGGGTGAAATTTTGATGTATACAGtcaccataaaagtttgaaatacttGTTCGACTAGAAGGAGCTTAATATCTGAAAACAGAGATGGATGAAGTTCATCAATGATTATGAGTTCACGTTGCACTACCACCCAGGAAAAGCAAATGTGGTGACTGATGCCTTGAGCAGAAAGCGAGCCCATTTGTCATCCATAACATTGAAAGGGTTAGAGTTGTTAGAGATTTTTTGCGACTTGGATCTTAATTTAGATTCCTTGTCGGGAAAAGTAGAATGTGGAATGATCATCGTAGATAATAAACTGATGAATGAGATAAAATCCCTTCAAGCGACCGATGAGGCTATTCAAGGGAGCCAAAAATTGGTTGAGACTGGCAAGGCTCTCGAATTTGAAATGGGTCAAGATAACATTCTGTGGTGTAATAAACGTATTTGTGCTCCCGGTAATACAGAGTTAAGAAAGGCTATTTTGGATGAAGCCCACAAGAGCAAACTGAGTATTTACCCTAGTACTACGAAGATGTAAAAAGACTTGAAGCAGATATTTTGGTGGCCAAGAATGAAGAAACAAGTGGTGGAATATGTGGCGTCTTGCCTGACTTGCCAAAAGGCTAAAGTTGAACACCAAAAACCTGTTGTTTTGTTGCATGCATTAGATGTACTAGTGTGGAAATGGGATAGCATATCTATGGACTTTGTGGTGGCAATACCTAAGACACATAAGAAATTTGACTCAATTTGGGTGATTATTGACAAGCTCACAAAATCCGCCCATTTCATACATGTAAGGACTACTTACAATGTATCTAAGCTTGCATATATTTATGTTGCTGAGATTGTTAGATTACACAGGACACAATCTAGCATTGTGTATGATAGAGATCCAAAGCTCACTTCTCATTTGTGGGAAGCATTGCATGAGGCATTGGGTACTAAATGGAGATTAAGTTCCGCCTACCACGCTCAAACCGATGGTCAAACGTTAGAGGACTTGCTAAGAGCTTGTGCATTAGATAAccgaggaagttgggatgatgtattTCCTCTTGTTGAATTTACCTATACCAATATCTATCATGCAAGCATTAGGATGGCAAGTATGAGGCTTTGTATGGGAGTACGTGCCAAactcccttgtgttggtatcaAGATGGTGAAAACTGGATCGTATGGTTAGAgttggtgcaacagactacaaaTAAGGTGTTTCAGATCCAAGAGCGGATGAGAACAGGACAGAGCAAGCAGAAGAGTTATGTTGATTGACATAGAAAACCTTTGGAGTTTCAGAAGGACAAACATGTATTCTTGAGAGTGACGCCTACTACTGGCATTGGTAGGGCATTGAAATCTAAAAGGCTTACTCCGAAGTTTATTGGACCATACCAAATTCTTCGACGTGTGGGTCCAGTGGCTTATCAAATTGCTTTACCACCAAATTTGGTCAATTTTCATGATGCGTTCCATGTATCACAATTTAGGAAGTACATGGCAGATCCATCCCATATTACTTAGAAGAAATTTGACTCCATTTGGGTGATTATTGACAGTCTCACAAAATCCGCCCATTTCATACCTGTAAGGACTACTTACAATGTATCTAAGCTTGTAGAGATTTACGTTGTTGAGATTGTTAGATTACACAGGATACCATATAGCATTGTGTCTAATAGAGATCATAAGCTCACTTCTCGTTTGTGTGTAGCATTGCATGAGGCATTAGGTACTAAATTGAGATTGAGTT
It contains:
- the LOC140919353 gene encoding uncharacterized protein encodes the protein MKFINDYEFTLHYHPGKANVVTDALSRKRAHLSSITLKGLELLEIFCDLDLNLDSLSGKVECGMIIVDNKLMNEIKSLQATDEAIQGSQKLVETGKALEFEMGQDNILWCNKRICAPGNTELRKAILDEAHKSKLSIYPSTTKM
- the LOC140919352 gene encoding uncharacterized protein — its product is MFEILHCPDNAKVEYATYLMIGEAEYWCARAEKETQFLNLNQGNLTIAEYAAKFESLAKHFRYFLNPIDEEYMGERFESGLRYDIKELVGPLEIRQYQLLVEKCKKVEQMKQSCLNRGGVGGPIRPRNRGKQHQQHKSYARPLGNARDRPRPQIGEGQGPKPPSQHQVYHIRCFRCNREGHKISECPIKPRVCYICQKPDHFANECSEQKDDRAVNHNNINNNVARPTAKGRVYHINGEEPHLHLNLSKHLGVILGMDWLSSHYVLLDCIRKSVIFPEPGVSRFLDTNKLNFSLKRGVQKCVSLNSINMKLEVEVDGILVVEDFPKVSLATINDLMDQLKGAIIFSKIDLKLGYHHIRVKEEGVPKTAFITRYRYFEYLVMPFGVTNAPTSFMDYMNHIFHHFLETFVVVFIDDILIYSKSREEHEVHLRQVLQVLKDKRLYANLGKCEFWLEEVKFLGHVISREGIDVDPTKVEVVVTWKQPHTITEIKSLLGLAGYYRRFVEGFAKIAASLT